The sequence GAAAGGGAAAACGACGCTTTTCCCTTTCCGTGGAGCGAAAAGTCCCGGATTGGACTTTTTGCGACTCTATCAAAATTGGAGGTAGTGGTCTTGAATAACTTCTACAGGAACCTGTCTCTCTGGATCGTCATCGGACTCGTTGTCATCCTTTTGTATAACCTTTTTTCCGTCCGACCACAGGCGGTTACCGAACTCGTTTACAGCGACTTTTTGAGCCGGGTGGAAACCGGTGAGGTCAAGGAAGTCCTTATCAAGGGCCGCAACCTCTCCGGAAAGTTCAACGACGAGACCGAATTTTCCACCTACAGCGCCGACGATCCCGATCTGGTCTCCTTCCTGAGGGAAAAGGAGGTCCAGATCACGGCGGAACCGGCGCAGGACAGTCCCTGGTACATCACCATTTTTGTCTCATGGTTTCCAATGCTGCTTCTCATCGCGGTCTGGATCTTTTTCATGAGGCAGATGCAGGCAGGGGGCAGCAAGGCCATGTCCTTCGGCAAATCAAAGGCCCGCCTTCTTTCCGCGGCGTCGGTCAAGGTCACTTTCAATGATGTCGCCGGTGTTGACGAGGCCAAGGAAGAACTGGAGGAGATCATCGATTTTCTGAAGGACCCCCAGCGTTTTCAGAAACTGGGAGGGAAGATACCCAAGGGGGTCCTTCTCATGGGCCCGCCGGGTACCGGGAAAACCCTTCTGGCGAGAGCCATCGCCGGCGAAGCCGACGTCCCTTTCTTTTCAATAAGCGGGTCCGACTTTGTCGAGATGTTTGTAGGGGTGGGCGCCTCCAGGGTGCGCGACCTGTTCGAGCAGGGCAAAAAACAGGCCCCGTGCATCATCTTCATCGACGAGATCGACGCTGTGGGACGTCACCGTGGAGCCGGTCTCGGTGGCGGGCATGACGAAAGGGAACAGACACTCAACCAGCTCCTCGTGGAGATGGACGGGTTTGAATCCAACGAGGGGGTCATCCTGATCGCCGCCACCAACCGCCCCGACGTTCTGGACCCGGCCCTCATGAGACCTGGCCGGTTCGACCGGCAGGTGGTCGTTCCCAACCCGGACATCAAGGGAAGGGAGGGGATCCTCCTGGTCCACGCCAAGAATATTCCGGTGGCCGACGATGTCGACTTTGAGATCGTCGCGAGGGGAACGCCCGGTTTTTCCGGAGCCGATCTTGCCAACCTGGTCAACGAGGCGGCTCTCCTGGCCGCCCGGAAGGACAGGACCCAGGTCGTCATGGAGGATTTCGAGGAAGCAAAGGACAAGGTCCTCATGGGTACCGAACGCCGGAGCATGATCATCAGCGACAAGGAAAAGCGGAACACCGCTTACCACGAAGCAGGCCACACCCTTGTCGCCAAGATGATCCCGGGCGCCGATCCCATCCACAAGGTAACCATCATCCCCCGTGGAAGGGCCCTCGGCCTGACTCAGCAGCTTCCCATAGATGAGCGGCACACCTACCCGAGGGGTTATCTCTTTGACCGTCTGGCGATCCTTCTGGGCGGCCGGGTGGCGGAAGAGCTTGTTCTCAAAGACTTCACCACCGGTGCGGGCAACGACATCGAGCGCGCCACGGAGATGGCCAGGAAGATGGTCTGCGAATGGGGCATGAGCGAGGAAATGGGTCCCCTGACCTTTGGTAAAAAGGAGGAGCAGATCTTCCTGGGGAGGGAAATATCCCAGCACCGGGATTACAGTGAGAGCACGGCCGTAAAGATCGACGCGGAGGTCAAAAAACTGATCATGGACGCTTACGGTGTTGCTACAAAGATAATCAGTGAACACCCGGACTCACTCCATGGCCTCGCCGCTGCCCTGCTGGAGCATGAAGTCCTCGACGGTGTCGAGATCGACACCGTTATAAAGGGCGGAACCCTGCCGGCCCGTAAAAAAACACCGGAAGCACCACAGGAAACCGGCCCGGAAGCCGATACACAGCAAGATGCGCCCGCCGAGGATAATTAATACCGGGATCTTCGGCATCAGGGAAGAGATGTCCCGGATGGGTGTCGATCCGACAGGGATCGGCATCATGGAGGGGAAGAGCCGTCATCTCCTGATCCGGTTGGACGAGGTGGACCTGAGAGCCGCTCTTATCCTCAAGCAGAACCTCCTGTCCCTCGGAGGTGAGGCGGCCTTGAGGAAAGAAGCGGCGGGTCTGACCGTCCAGGCGACCCCGGCGCTCCTCATGGGTACCGTGCTGCAGCTGCGGCGCCTGGTCGATAAACTCAAGAGCCAGCCCTTCGGACTTTCGGACCTTGCGCAGAGCCTGACGGAACTCCTTCACAGGATCGACGAAAGAGCGACGTTTATCGTGGGAGGCCGTGACCTCCTCGAGGACCCAAAAGTAGCCGTTATGGGCGTTCTCAACGTCACTCCCGACTCTTTTTCCGACGGTGGAAAGTTCCTTGACCTGAATCAGGCCGTTTCGAGGGGGGTCGAAATGAACGCCCTGGGCGCCAGCATTATCGACGTGGGTGGCGAGTCGACGAGGCCGGGTTCCCGATCGGTGGAGGCAGAGGAGGAGATCCGTCGGGTGATCCCCGTCATAGAGGGCCTGTTCCGCGAGGGGGTCGGCGAGATCTCTGTAGACACGACCAGGGCCAGTGTAGCGCAAAAGGCCCTCGACGCGGGAGCGACCATCATAAACGACATCAGCGCCATGACTTTTGACCCGGGAATGCCCGCCATCGCCTCTTCAGCCAACGCATCGGTCATCCTCATGCACACAAGGGGGCGGCCCGAGACCATGCAGAACGTTCTCGAGTACAAGGACCTTCTGGGGGAGATCGCTCTTTATCTCGGCAGCTCGGTGGAGAGGGTTCTTGAGGCCGGTATTCCCCTCGAGAGGATATGTGTTGATCCCGGGATAGGTTTCGGAAAATCGCCGGAACAGAACCTCGAGATCATCGGCCGCATCGGTGAGTTAAGGTCCGTGGGAACAGCGGTCATGGTGGGAGCCTCACGAAAATCCTTCATCGGGGCCGTTTCCGGCGCCGATGTCGACGAAAGGATTCCCGGTTCCCTCGCCGCTGTCACGGCGGCTGTGCTGCGGGGAGCCGATATGGTAAGGGTCCACGATGTCAGTGAGACTGTACAGGCCCTTGCAGTGGCTACAGGTATCAGGGAACACGTCCAATGCTGAACATGCTCATGGAGTTTATCAACAGTATCAGCCTCCAGGACCTTCTGGACATAGCGGCGGTCTCCATTGTCCTGTACTGGATGCTGCTCCTGATACGGGGAACCAGGGCTCTTCAGATGGTTTTCGGCCTCGTGGTCCTGGGCGGCGGTTATATCCTGGCCCAGGGGTTTGAGCTGAGCACGCTGGAGTGGATCCTTGAAAACTTCCTCGGTTCCATCGTCATCATCCTTGTCATCCTGTTCCAGGACGAGTTACGGCGGGCGTTGGCCCTGGTCGGTTCAAACCCCCTCACCGGGGCAAATCCCGGGGAACAGAAGCACCTTATCGAGGAACTCGTCCGTACGGCCACAGCCCTGTCCAGCAGGCGTATCGGCGCTCTTGTCGTTCTCGAGCGGTTTACCGGGTTGAAGAACTACATCGAGAAAGGAACTCCCATAGAGGGAACCGTGAGCAGGGACCTGCTGTTATCGATCTTCATGCCTTTTTCCCCCATTCACGACGGCGCTGTCATCATCAGTGGAGGCAGGATCGCCGCTGCCCAGTGTTTCCTCCCCCTGACCCTCAACCCCAGGCTTGAAAAAATCCTGGGAACCCGTCACAGGGCGGCACTGGGGCTTACAGAAGAGACCGATGCACTGGTCATCGTCGTTTCCGAGGAATCGGGGAAAATATCGGCTGCGTGCGAGGGGAAAATGTATTCAAAACTTGAGGCTGACGAACTGAAAAGGATTCTCGAGCGTTTGCTGACTGGGGAGAAAATGCCCCATCGCCAGCGATTGAAGGAAAGGATAAAGAGTGCTCTCGGTAATCGGAAGAAATCTGCCGCTTAAGCTCCTTTCCCTCTTTCTCGCCATCCTCCTGTGGTCGGTGGTCTCCAGGGGAAGAGGTGGCGAGATGATGGAGATCAGCGTCGGCATCCCGGTGGAACTGCACAATCTGCCTCCAGACCTGGAGGTGATGAGAGACCTCGTGGAAAGAGTAAACGTCCGATTTACGGGTCCGCGCCGCATTGTATCCGGGATCTCCCACATGGGGCTTTCCATTCCGGTGGATCTGACCGGAGCGGCCGAAGGGGAGACCACCATCGAACTTTTCAATTCGGATATCAAGGTGCCGGAAAGAGTGACGGTGACCAGGGTCAGTCCTTCCAGTGTCTCGGTTTTCCTCGAGAGGACCGTACGGAAAGAGGTTCCTGTCGAACTCGCCCTGCAGGGTACCGTGAAGGAGGGTTTCGCTGTTTCGGCCATCACCATGAACCCGAAAACGGTCGATATCAGGGGGCCTCGGTCCATCCTGAACAGCATCAATAACCTGCGGACGTCGGTTGTCAACGTGGAAGGAGCAGGTGGACCCCTGGTCGGAGAAACGTCCCTGATCTTGCCGGAAGACAGCGTCCACGCTCTCAAGTGGTCAACGGTAAAATACGAGATCCAGATCGTGGAGAAGATGACGGAACCGGGGAAAAAGAGATAGGCCCTTTGCCCCGGAATCCCATGAAACCTTTCAGTATAACTTTAACAATATCTGTAAAATTATGAATAATAAAAGGTATTTCGGTACAGACGGTATCAGGGGGATAGCCAACAGACATCCCATAACACCGGAGTTCGCACTCAGCCTGGGTAAATCGATCGGAACCTACTTCAGGCGCGGCAAATCGCATCCCAGGATCATCATCGGCAAGGATACCAGGCTTTCCGGATACATGATCGAATCCGCCCTGATGTCGGGCATATGTTCCATGGGGGCTGATGTGTACCTGGTCGGTCCACTGCCTACCCCCGCCATCGCCTTCCTGGTTCGATCGATGCGGGCAGAAGCGGGGATCGTTATTTCGGCTTCCCACAACCCGTTCACAGATAACGGAATCAAGGTTTATGGCTCTGACGGCAGGAAGCTGCCCGACGCGGTCGAGCTGAAACTGGAGGCCCTCATCGATATGGGAACTCCCGAAGGACCGGAGGGCGTCGGTCTGGGCAGGGCCCGAAGGCTTGATGACGCCGAGGGCCGATACATTGTCCACGCCAAGTCCACCCTGGAAGCGGGGCTGTCCCTGGAGGGTTTGAAGATCGTCGTTGACTGCGCCAACGGCGCGGGATACGAGGTGGCGCCGGTCATCCTGAGTGAACTCGGAGCTGAAGTCATCGCCCTGTGGGATGCGCCGAACGGGACCAACATCAACAGCGGCTGCGGTTCTACCGAACCGGGATCCATGGTACGAAAAGTCCTCGAAACCGGCGCTGACCTGGGAATCGCCCTTGACGGCGACGCCGACAGGGCGATCCTGGCCGACGAGACCGGCAGCATCGTGGACGGGGACGACATGCTCTTTCTGGGCGCATCCCGCCTCAAGGAGAGGGGCGAACTCCGCAACGACACGGTCGTCGGAACGATCATGACCAACGTGGGACTTGAGGCAGCCCTCCGCAAAATGGGGATTGCGCTCGTACGCGCCAGAGTGGGGGACCGCTACGTTCTGGAGGAGATGACTTCCACGGGATCGGTCCTGGGAGCCGAACCGTCAGGGCACGTCATCTACCTCAAGCATTCGGCAACGGGAGACGGGGTTGTGACGGCTCTTCAGGTCCTGCAATCCATGGTCGACGCCGGAGAACCGCTTTCCAAACTCACGGGAGGATGGAAGCGTTATCCACAGGTCATGCAAAACCTGCGTGTCGACAATAATAAGACAAACCTCGAGGGTGAGCCCTGGTTCGAGGAAATGCTTGAGGAGGCCAGGGGCAAACTGGGAACCGACAATATCCTCAGCCTGCGATATTCGGGTACGGAGCCCCTTCTGAGGGTGACGGTGTCCAGCGAATCGGAAGAATCGACCACCATGATCTGCGATCACCTGTGCAACAGGCTGATCGAACGGTTCGGGTGGGAGAAGATCTAGGTGCGGGTTTCGAATTTCGAGTTTCTGGTTAGTGCAACGATACAAGAGAGCCCGGGTTGCTGCACGAAGGCTCCGATGCTGACGATCTTAACTCAGAACCCCAGACCCTAAACCAAAAACCTGAATTTCGGAGGAATTCTCATGCACAGATCAGGGGCAGGTTATACGCGGCTCGGTGTGAATGTGGACCACGTGGCCACAGTCCGCCAGGCGAGGGGTGTCGAGGTTCCGGATCCTGTGGAGGCCGCGTTTCTCGCGGAACTGGGAGGATGCGACGGGATAACTATCCACCTCAGGGAGGATCGGCGGCACATCCAGGACCGGGACCTCGCCATTTTGAGGAGGACCGTCAAAACGAGGTTGAACCTGGAGATGGCCTCGACCCAGGAGATGGTCAAGATCGCCCTGGACGTCAAGCCCGATGTGGTGACCCTGGTACCCGAGCGGAGAGAAGAGCTGACCACCGAGGGTGGGCTGGAAGTCGCCATGAACATGGATTACCTCAGGAAGGTCATCACTCTCCTCAGTGATGCCGAGATCCGCGTCAGCCTTTTCGTGGACCCCGACATCGATCAGATCAAGGCATCCCACAGGGTCGCCGCTCATGCCGTGGAGATCCACACGGGTAAGTACGCCGCGGCGAAGACCAGAAGCGAAGCCCATAACGAATATGACAGGATCGTCAACACCGCCAAGGTTGCCCAGAAACTCAAGCTTCAGGTCATTGCCGGTCACGGTCTCGATTACCGCAACGTCAGGGCCATTGTCGAAATACCCGAGATCGTTGAGGTGAACATAGGTCACAGCATCGTATCCCGGGCGGTGATGGTGGGCATGGAACGGGCGGTCAGGGAGATGAAAATGGCCATGGGAGGGACTTTATGATCATCGGAACAGGGATCGATCACGTCCAGGGCGAACGGATGAAGGAGATGCTCCTCAAGTGGGCCGACCGGGTGGAAAACCGCGTCTTCGACGAAGTGGAACTGGAGTACTCCAGGTCCAAGGGTGAGACACACCTCCACCTTGCCGCGCGTTTCGCAGCCAAGGAGGCCCTTTTCAAGGCGCTCGGCAAAGGACTCAGCGAAGGGATGACATGGACCGACGTCAAGGTGGTCAATGACGAATCGGGCAAGCCGTCCATTGATCTGAAGAACAGGGCAAGGGAGATCGCCGAGGGGATGGGAGTAAAAAAGATCCATGTCAGTCTGACCCACACCGATGACTGTGCCGTCGCGATGGTCATCCTGGAGGGATAGCTTGAAAACTGTCAGCCCTCAGCAGATGCGGGAGATCGACCGGCTGACCATCGAGGAGTACGGTGTCCCCTCAATGGTACTCATGGAGAACGCCGGCGGTGCCCTCGCAGACGAGATCGAACGCCGGTTCGAAGAGAAAAGGCTGACTATTACAGTGATCGCGGGCCCCGGGAACAACGGCGGGGACGGGATGGTAGCAGCCCGGCACCTGGCAGAACGCGGTCACGAGGTCGTTGTATTCCTGGCAGCCCCCAAAGCGGCCTTCAAAGGGGACGCGAAGGCCCAGCTGAGGATACTGACCCGCCTGGGTCTCGAACTCTCCGTTCTTTCGTCACCGGCTTCTTTTGAAAGAGCCTTTGCCAGGGCGGGCCGTTCGGACTCCGTCATCGACTCCCTGTTCGGTACGGGGCTGAAAAAGCCGGTGGAAGGACCATGGGCTGAATGTGTCAGGATCATTAACTCCTGCCCGGGGTTGGTGATCTCAGCGGATATACCGTCCGGGCTGGACGGAGGCACGGGCCATCCCCACGGGGAATGTGTCACAGCCGATGTAACGGTGACTTTCGGCCTTCCCAAAACGGGGCTCCTCCTGTACCCGGGGGCTCACTTCGCGGGAGAGGTTGTCGTCGTCGACATCGGGATCCCCTCCGACGTCATCGAATCCATTGGTCTTCCAGGCCAGGTTATCGGTTCAGAAGCGGTGAACCATGTCTACAGGGAACGTTGGCCGGACACTCACAAGGGCACTTACGGGCACGTTCTCCTGTGCTGCGGCTCCACCGGCAGGATAGGCGCCGGGATACTTGCATCAAGGGGAGCCCTCCGGGCCGGAGCGGGACTTGTCACCCTGGCCGTGCCCGCTTCGGCCGTCTTGTATGCGGATGCGGCGACGCCGGAGGTCATGGTTGAGCCTCTCCCGGAGAATGACGGAGGTTCCCTGTCATCCAAGGGTCTAACCGCCCTCAAGGGGCTTCTGGAGTCCAGGGACGCCCTTGCCATCGGACCGGGCCTTTCCACCGATCCGGAGGTGGGCAAGCTGGTCAAAGGGGTCCTCATGGAAGTGAACTGCCCGGCAGTGGTGGACGCCGACGCGCTCAACGTCCTCGCGGGCGGGATAGGGCTCCTCAAGGAACGGTCAGCCGGTACTGTCCTGACTCCCCACCCCGGGGAAATGGCAAGGATCCTGGGCATCGACAGCAGGGAGGTGCAAAGGGACAGGATCGGTTCGGCCCTGAAGGCCGCGTCCCTCTCCGGAGCTGTTGTTGTTCTCAAGGGAGCCGGTACGGTTGTCGCGGAACCGGGCGGTTCCTATTTCATCAACACCACGGGCAACCCGGGCATGGCTACCGGAGGTTCAGGGGACGTGCTCACCGGGATGATCGGTGCCCTTCTGGCCATGGGGCACGGACCGGTTGAGAGCAGTATCGCGGCAGTTCACCTTCACGGTGCCGCCGGTGATCACGCGGCGGAAAGAGTCTCGGAACACGCCCTGACCGCTTCCGATATTATTGAATCCCTGGGGACTGTCCTCAGGGAACTGACGATAGCAACCTCGTAAAAGTCTCTTAGAGCCGTTTTACGAGTCTATCGAAGATGGAGTTTATCGATGCTGACAGCAAAGGGGATCATGACCAGGAGGTTCCTTACCATCAGCCCGGACATGAGCGTTGACGAACTGGCCAGGCTGCTGCTGAGAAAAGATGTTAACGGGGCTGTCGTCGTCGACAGGAAGGGCAAACTAGAGGGCGTTGTCACCGAGGGCGATCTCGTTGCCAAAGAGAAGAACCTCCACCTGCCGACCATCGTCTCCCTTTTCGACGCGGCCATCTACCTGGAGACTTCGGATCATTTCAAGGAGGAACTGCGCCGGATGGTGGCAAGCCGTGTTGAGGACATCTACACACGGGATCCCGTGACGATAGAGCCCGGGACGGTTCTTTCCGACATTGCGACCATCATGACTGAAAAACGGATCCATTTCCTGCCGGTTATGGACGGCGGCCGTGTGGATGGTGTGGTAGGACGAAGAGAGATCCTCAGGGCCCTGGCTGAAAAAGAGTAATGGATCCGGAACGGTCCGGGCCGATCCCGTCACCGGATGACATGATAGAACTTGGCAGGGCGATCGGCAGCCGGCTGTTTGAAGGCGCCGTTGTCGGCCTGGCAGGCCCTCTGGGGGCCGGAAAAACCACATTGGCCCGGGGAATCGCCGAGGGCATGGGACTTGACGACGGTTACCTGGTCTCGAGCCCCACTTACATCATCATGCAGAACTATCCCTGCGGCGATCTCGAGATGTGCCACCTGGACCTTTACCGGATCGAGGGTGTGGGCGACCTGGATTCAACGGGATACCGGGACGCGTTGGGAAAGGGGCGCGTCCTGGTCGTCGAATGGCCTGAAAAGGAGCCCGCCGTTCTCCCTGAACAGCACCTTCTTGTGGAGATCGCCTATTGTGGCGAGAGTCGGGAGGTCACCCTCAAACCGGTCGGGGACCGTTATGTCTCTCTGGTGGAAGATATTTCCTTTCCACACACAAAATCCGATGGAAATAAATGGCCATAGTAGTTCGAGTCTGTTGACAGCCGTAGATGCCGGTGCTAAGAAAGGCAATTGTTTTCGAGGATTTATATAAAATTCTCACCTACCACAACCCGTCGCCAAGGTAGCTGACATGGAAGAATTTTTTCGGATAAAAAGGTTGCCCCCCTACGTTTTCAATATCGTCAACGAGCACAAATACGCGGCTCGCGTTCGGGGGGAGGATATCGTGGATTTCGGCATGGGGAACCCCGACCTGCCCACCCCCCAGCACATCGTTGACAAGCTGGTGGCCGCTGTGGGAGACCCCCGGAACCACCGTTACTCGGTGTCCAGGGGGATCTACAAACTCCGCGCTGCCATGGCTGACTGGTACAAACGCAGGTACGACGTGGATCTGGATCCTGAAAGCGAAGTGGTGGCCACCATCGGGTCCAAGGAGGGTATCAGCCATCTGATCCTGGCCGTCACGGCACCCGGTGACGTGGTCATCGTCCCCGACCCATGCTACCCGATCCACTTTTACAGTGCCGTCATCGGGAACGCCGACGTGCGAAGCGTTCCGATGGAGGATGACGATGACAAGTTTCTCGAGAGGGTCGAAAGGGCAGTCAAGGCGATGTGGCCACGGCCCAAGGTCCTGATGCTGAACTACCCCAACAACCCGACTACGCGGGTAGTAGACCTGTCCTTCTTCGAGAAGGTGGTGGCACTTGCGAAGGAATACGACCTGTTCGTGGTCCAGGACCTGGCTTACGCGGACATTGTTTTCGACGGATATAAAGCCCCAAGCCTTCTCCAGGTCCCGGGCGCCAAGGATATCGGTGTCGAGATCTTCACCCTCTCGAAAAGCTACAACATGCCGGGCTGGCGGGTCGGTTTCGTCGTCGGCAATCCCAGGCTGGTGGGAGCACTGGTGCGGATCAAGAGCTACATGGATTACGGCATGTTCCAGCCCATCCAGATCGCGTCCATCATCGCTCTCAACGGCCCGGACGACTGTGTCCATCAAACGGTGGACGTATACCGCCAGCGCAGGGATTTCCTCGTGAACGGTCTCAACCGGATCGGATGGGAGGTGGAGACACCCAGGGCCACCATGTTCCTGTGGGCCGCCATCCCGGAACAATACAGGGATATGGGCAGCCTGGATTTTGCCCTCATGACACTCGATAAGGCCAAGGTGGCCGTTTCACCAGGTATCGGGTTCGGTGAAGGCGGGGACGGGTACGTCCGGTTCGCCCTCGTGGAGAACGAGCACAGGACCAAGCAGGCGTTAAAAGGTTTGAAAACTT is a genomic window of bacterium containing:
- the ftsH gene encoding ATP-dependent zinc metalloprotease FtsH, with translation MNNFYRNLSLWIVIGLVVILLYNLFSVRPQAVTELVYSDFLSRVETGEVKEVLIKGRNLSGKFNDETEFSTYSADDPDLVSFLREKEVQITAEPAQDSPWYITIFVSWFPMLLLIAVWIFFMRQMQAGGSKAMSFGKSKARLLSAASVKVTFNDVAGVDEAKEELEEIIDFLKDPQRFQKLGGKIPKGVLLMGPPGTGKTLLARAIAGEADVPFFSISGSDFVEMFVGVGASRVRDLFEQGKKQAPCIIFIDEIDAVGRHRGAGLGGGHDEREQTLNQLLVEMDGFESNEGVILIAATNRPDVLDPALMRPGRFDRQVVVPNPDIKGREGILLVHAKNIPVADDVDFEIVARGTPGFSGADLANLVNEAALLAARKDRTQVVMEDFEEAKDKVLMGTERRSMIISDKEKRNTAYHEAGHTLVAKMIPGADPIHKVTIIPRGRALGLTQQLPIDERHTYPRGYLFDRLAILLGGRVAEELVLKDFTTGAGNDIERATEMARKMVCEWGMSEEMGPLTFGKKEEQIFLGREISQHRDYSESTAVKIDAEVKKLIMDAYGVATKIISEHPDSLHGLAAALLEHEVLDGVEIDTVIKGGTLPARKKTPEAPQETGPEADTQQDAPAEDN
- the folP gene encoding dihydropteroate synthase — its product is MRPPRIINTGIFGIREEMSRMGVDPTGIGIMEGKSRHLLIRLDEVDLRAALILKQNLLSLGGEAALRKEAAGLTVQATPALLMGTVLQLRRLVDKLKSQPFGLSDLAQSLTELLHRIDERATFIVGGRDLLEDPKVAVMGVLNVTPDSFSDGGKFLDLNQAVSRGVEMNALGASIIDVGGESTRPGSRSVEAEEEIRRVIPVIEGLFREGVGEISVDTTRASVAQKALDAGATIINDISAMTFDPGMPAIASSANASVILMHTRGRPETMQNVLEYKDLLGEIALYLGSSVERVLEAGIPLERICVDPGIGFGKSPEQNLEIIGRIGELRSVGTAVMVGASRKSFIGAVSGADVDERIPGSLAAVTAAVLRGADMVRVHDVSETVQALAVATGIREHVQC
- the cdaA gene encoding diadenylate cyclase CdaA; this translates as MLNMLMEFINSISLQDLLDIAAVSIVLYWMLLLIRGTRALQMVFGLVVLGGGYILAQGFELSTLEWILENFLGSIVIILVILFQDELRRALALVGSNPLTGANPGEQKHLIEELVRTATALSSRRIGALVVLERFTGLKNYIEKGTPIEGTVSRDLLLSIFMPFSPIHDGAVIISGGRIAAAQCFLPLTLNPRLEKILGTRHRAALGLTEETDALVIVVSEESGKISAACEGKMYSKLEADELKRILERLLTGEKMPHRQRLKERIKSALGNRKKSAA
- a CDS encoding CdaR family protein; amino-acid sequence: MLSVIGRNLPLKLLSLFLAILLWSVVSRGRGGEMMEISVGIPVELHNLPPDLEVMRDLVERVNVRFTGPRRIVSGISHMGLSIPVDLTGAAEGETTIELFNSDIKVPERVTVTRVSPSSVSVFLERTVRKEVPVELALQGTVKEGFAVSAITMNPKTVDIRGPRSILNSINNLRTSVVNVEGAGGPLVGETSLILPEDSVHALKWSTVKYEIQIVEKMTEPGKKR
- the glmM gene encoding phosphoglucosamine mutase; protein product: MNNKRYFGTDGIRGIANRHPITPEFALSLGKSIGTYFRRGKSHPRIIIGKDTRLSGYMIESALMSGICSMGADVYLVGPLPTPAIAFLVRSMRAEAGIVISASHNPFTDNGIKVYGSDGRKLPDAVELKLEALIDMGTPEGPEGVGLGRARRLDDAEGRYIVHAKSTLEAGLSLEGLKIVVDCANGAGYEVAPVILSELGAEVIALWDAPNGTNINSGCGSTEPGSMVRKVLETGADLGIALDGDADRAILADETGSIVDGDDMLFLGASRLKERGELRNDTVVGTIMTNVGLEAALRKMGIALVRARVGDRYVLEEMTSTGSVLGAEPSGHVIYLKHSATGDGVVTALQVLQSMVDAGEPLSKLTGGWKRYPQVMQNLRVDNNKTNLEGEPWFEEMLEEARGKLGTDNILSLRYSGTEPLLRVTVSSESEESTTMICDHLCNRLIERFGWEKI
- a CDS encoding pyridoxine 5'-phosphate synthase — protein: MHRSGAGYTRLGVNVDHVATVRQARGVEVPDPVEAAFLAELGGCDGITIHLREDRRHIQDRDLAILRRTVKTRLNLEMASTQEMVKIALDVKPDVVTLVPERREELTTEGGLEVAMNMDYLRKVITLLSDAEIRVSLFVDPDIDQIKASHRVAAHAVEIHTGKYAAAKTRSEAHNEYDRIVNTAKVAQKLKLQVIAGHGLDYRNVRAIVEIPEIVEVNIGHSIVSRAVMVGMERAVREMKMAMGGTL
- a CDS encoding holo-ACP synthase, which produces MIIGTGIDHVQGERMKEMLLKWADRVENRVFDEVELEYSRSKGETHLHLAARFAAKEALFKALGKGLSEGMTWTDVKVVNDESGKPSIDLKNRAREIAEGMGVKKIHVSLTHTDDCAVAMVILEG
- a CDS encoding NAD(P)H-hydrate dehydratase, whose translation is MKTVSPQQMREIDRLTIEEYGVPSMVLMENAGGALADEIERRFEEKRLTITVIAGPGNNGGDGMVAARHLAERGHEVVVFLAAPKAAFKGDAKAQLRILTRLGLELSVLSSPASFERAFARAGRSDSVIDSLFGTGLKKPVEGPWAECVRIINSCPGLVISADIPSGLDGGTGHPHGECVTADVTVTFGLPKTGLLLYPGAHFAGEVVVVDIGIPSDVIESIGLPGQVIGSEAVNHVYRERWPDTHKGTYGHVLLCCGSTGRIGAGILASRGALRAGAGLVTLAVPASAVLYADAATPEVMVEPLPENDGGSLSSKGLTALKGLLESRDALAIGPGLSTDPEVGKLVKGVLMEVNCPAVVDADALNVLAGGIGLLKERSAGTVLTPHPGEMARILGIDSREVQRDRIGSALKAASLSGAVVVLKGAGTVVAEPGGSYFINTTGNPGMATGGSGDVLTGMIGALLAMGHGPVESSIAAVHLHGAAGDHAAERVSEHALTASDIIESLGTVLRELTIATS
- a CDS encoding CBS domain-containing protein, whose translation is MLTAKGIMTRRFLTISPDMSVDELARLLLRKDVNGAVVVDRKGKLEGVVTEGDLVAKEKNLHLPTIVSLFDAAIYLETSDHFKEELRRMVASRVEDIYTRDPVTIEPGTVLSDIATIMTEKRIHFLPVMDGGRVDGVVGRREILRALAEKE
- the tsaE gene encoding tRNA (adenosine(37)-N6)-threonylcarbamoyltransferase complex ATPase subunit type 1 TsaE, with product MDPERSGPIPSPDDMIELGRAIGSRLFEGAVVGLAGPLGAGKTTLARGIAEGMGLDDGYLVSSPTYIIMQNYPCGDLEMCHLDLYRIEGVGDLDSTGYRDALGKGRVLVVEWPEKEPAVLPEQHLLVEIAYCGESREVTLKPVGDRYVSLVEDISFPHTKSDGNKWP
- the alaC gene encoding alanine transaminase, coding for MEEFFRIKRLPPYVFNIVNEHKYAARVRGEDIVDFGMGNPDLPTPQHIVDKLVAAVGDPRNHRYSVSRGIYKLRAAMADWYKRRYDVDLDPESEVVATIGSKEGISHLILAVTAPGDVVIVPDPCYPIHFYSAVIGNADVRSVPMEDDDDKFLERVERAVKAMWPRPKVLMLNYPNNPTTRVVDLSFFEKVVALAKEYDLFVVQDLAYADIVFDGYKAPSLLQVPGAKDIGVEIFTLSKSYNMPGWRVGFVVGNPRLVGALVRIKSYMDYGMFQPIQIASIIALNGPDDCVHQTVDVYRQRRDFLVNGLNRIGWEVETPRATMFLWAAIPEQYRDMGSLDFALMTLDKAKVAVSPGIGFGEGGDGYVRFALVENEHRTKQALKGLKTLFD